A stretch of Brassica napus cultivar Da-Ae chromosome C6, Da-Ae, whole genome shotgun sequence DNA encodes these proteins:
- the LOC125589175 gene encoding uncharacterized protein LOC125589175, translated as MQMGDENPRIMYGVIITVYVDRQTTTPVRSFRARRRNECTWNREIGRTRGYDRRANLLAYIREKRAESLAGDLKGDDDVVESNSKPERKKKKRRWLRKMMSKIRLPFLRPFRRKNRTWKYRQFAPDEEEEGEAKAKPYRSDLWVLLRLHIPVIFSLQNLFYLKLFLINLLLCFLNKEKA; from the exons ATGCAAATGGGAGATGAGAATCCACGGATCATGTACGGTGTGATCATCACCGTCTACGTTGATCGTCAAACGACGACGCCCGTCCGATCGTTTCGAGCTAGACGGAGAAATGAATGTACGTGGAATCGTGAGATTGGAAGGACGCGTGGATATGATCGTAGAGCGAATCTGCTAGCGTATATTCGAGAGAAGAGAGCTGAAAGTCTAGCCGGAGATTTGAAAGGTGACGACGACGTCGTAGAGAGTAACAGCAAACCCGAGCGGAAG AAGAAGAAACGAAGGTGGCTAAGAAAAATGATGAGTAAGATCCGGTTACCGTTTCTCCGGCCTTTTCGTCGAAAAAATAGGACGTGGAAGTACCGACAATTTGCAccagacgaagaagaagagggagAAGCAAAGGCTAAACCTTACCGTTCAGATCTTTGGGTACTACTTCGACTTCATATTCCAGTTATCTTTTCTTTACAGAACTTGTTTTATTTGAAACTATTCTTAATCAATCTTCTTCTATGTTTTCTGAATAAAGAAAAAGCTTAA
- the LOC125589174 gene encoding uncharacterized protein LOC125589174, with translation MGKIKKVNRKARIAAAPYPPPPSCCKKEWAGSTCPVCLESPHNAVLLLCSSYHKGCRPYMCATSSRFANCLDQYKKSYGNEDSEQPQLLCPFCRGQVKGWTVVEDARVHFNSKRRTCMQDSCSFVGKFKKLKKHMKEKHPDACPRAIDPALESKWKRLERERDRRDVISTIMSSIPGAVVLGDYVIEPRNGGVYDDEDDYSSDDDMSNNGVLNLDSWQGQGHHIRFIDMDASDFASSSRSHASPSGLLLPRDQRGGNRDR, from the coding sequence ATGGGGAAAATCAAGAAAGTGAATCGTAAGGCTCGCATTGCTGCTGCTCCTTACCCACCACCACCGTCGTGTTGCAAGAAAGAATGGGCAGGCTCAACATGCCCAGTATGTTTGGAGTCTCCACACAACGCTGTTCTTCTCCTGTGCTCCTCCTATCACAAAGGATGCCGTCCTTACATGTGCGCGACGAGCAGCCGTTTCGCCAACTGTCTCGACCAGTACAAGAAGTCATACGGTAACGAAGACTCAGAGCAGCCTCAGCTTCTGTGTCCGTTCTGCAGAGGTCAGGTGAAAGGCTGGACTGTCGTGGAAGACGCCCGGGTGCATTTCAACTCCAAGAGAAGGACCTGTATGCAGGACAGCTGCTCCTTTGTGGGGAAATTCAAAAAGCTCAAGAAACACATGAAGGAGAAGCACCCAGACGCTTGCCCCAGGGCCATTGATCCAGCTCTTGAAAGTAAATGGAAGAGGCTTGAGAGGGAGAGAGACAGAAGAGACGTGATAAGCACGATAATGTCGTCGATCCCGGGTGCTGTTGTGTTGGGAGATTATGTCATTGAGCCTCGTAACGGAGGTGTTTATGATGACGAAGATGATTACAGCTCAGATGATGATATGAGCAACAACGGTGTATTGAATCTAGATTCATGGCAAGGACAAGGCCATCACATTCGGTTTATAGATATGGATGCAAGCGACTTCGCATCGTCTTCTCGATCTCATGCTTCTCCAAGCGGTTTGCTCTTACCAAGGGACCAGAGAGGCGGCAATAGAGATCGGTAA